In one Musa acuminata AAA Group cultivar baxijiao chromosome BXJ2-5, Cavendish_Baxijiao_AAA, whole genome shotgun sequence genomic region, the following are encoded:
- the LOC103986527 gene encoding protein ASYMMETRIC LEAVES 2-like, producing the protein MASSSAQLPVSSAASSASPSSTSSPCAACKFLRRKCQPDCVFAPYFPPDQPQKFVHVHRVFGASNVTKLLNELHPYQREDAVNSLAYEADMRLRDPVYGCVGVISILQHQLRQLQMDLSCAKSELSKYRSAAAAAAATAAAGTSSASFGETIPVTSATGHGFINLNHTGITCLGFGRDQFFPAAARDPNHNLQMMLRNHDADLAARLGANGAYDAGLAAAVNATSAAAIGLFSGHFSKPSAAGGDERPGIGPL; encoded by the coding sequence ATGGCGTCGTCATCGGCCCAGCTGCCGGTCTCATCGGCCGCGTCTTCCGCTTCGCCTTCATCCACGAGCTCACCGTGCGCCGCCTGCAAGTTCCTCCGCCGCAAGTGCCAACCCGACTGCGTCTTCGCCCCTTACTTCCCGCCGGACCAGCCGCAGAAGTTCGTGCACGTGCACCGCGTCTTCGGCGCCAGCAACGTCACGAAGCTCCTCAACGAGCTGCACCCCTACCAGCGCGAGGACGCCGTCAACTCCCTCGCCTACGAGGCCGACATGCGCCTCCGCGACCCCGTCTACGGATGCGTCGGCGTCATCTCCATCCTCCAGCACCAGCTGCGGCAGCTCCAGATGGACCTTTCCTGCGCCAAGTCCGAGCTCTCCAAGTACCggtcagccgcagccgcagccgccgccaccgccgctgcAGGAACTTCCAGCGCCAGTTTTGGCGAGACCATCCCGGTGACTTCCGCCACCGGCCACGGGTTCATCAACCTCAACCACACCGGCATAACCTGCCTCGGGTTCGGACGGGATCAGTTCTTCCCAGCCGCCGCGAGGGATCCAAACCACAACCTCCAGATGATGCTGAGGAATCATGACGCAGATCTGGCCGCGAGGTTGGGTGCCAACGGTGCTTATGATGCAGGCCTGGCGGCGGCGGTGAACGCCACCTCCGCGGCAGCAATTGGGCTGTTTAGTGGGCATTTCTCGAAGCCGAGTGCTGCCGGCGGCGACGAGCGGCCGGGCATTGGGCCTCTCTAG
- the LOC135613022 gene encoding premnaspirodiene oxygenase-like has protein sequence MTQRGHLWFSMELLQLPSIPVLVFSFLFLLLLIKKRGFTGCRNESYLPRRPPGPWNLPFVGCMHHLVGQQPFRAFRELARKHGPLMLLRLGQVDVVVVSSREAAEEILKNQSVTFASRPQLLVTKFIIYSPNDISWAPYGPCWRQLRKLCLVELLSARRIRSFSSIRTEETLDLMRDIARSGGTPVNLTEKLFGLSNAVVCRAAFGKRREHWERFVPLIKNILVLTGGFCVADMFPSLNFIDILSGFKFRLRRLRRQLDEILGDIIKEHEGKASASSGDKAGEVDDLVDVLLRLKDDPQLEVPLTMENVKGVIVDMFVAGTETSSTVVEWAMSELMRNPEIMERAQKEVRELAAQRRNRVQESDISELNYMKLDMTKNGRPHSRQRPPHVDRRGAQGEQ, from the exons ATGACGCAGAGAGGGCATCTGTGGTTCTCCATGGAACTGCTGCAGCTCCCTTCCATCCCAGTCTTggtgttctccttcctcttcttgctCCTCTTGATCAAGAAGAGAGGATTCACCGGTTGCAGAAATGAGAGCTACCTGCCACGTCGTCCCCCCGGCCCATGGAATCTACCCTTCGTCGGATGCATGCACCACCTGGTCGGGCAGCAACCCTTTCGCGCATTCCGCGAGCTCGCCCGCAAGCATGGCCCCCTCATGCTCCTCCGGCTCGGCCAGGTCGACGTCGTCGTCGTCTCCTCGCGCGAAGCCGCCGAGGAGATCTTGAAGAACCAGAGCGTCACCTTCGCTTCCCGGCCTCAGTTACTCGTTACCAAGTTCATCATCTACAGCCCAAACGACATCTCGTGGGCCCCCTACGGCCCTTGCTGGAGGCAGCTGCGCAAGCTCTGCTTGGTGGAGTTGCTCTCCGCACGGCGCATCCGGTCTTTCTCCTCCATCAGGACGGAGGAGACCCTTGACCTGATGAGAGACATCGCGAGGTCGGGCGGAACCCCCGTCAACCTGACCGAGAAGCTCTTCGGGCTGTCGAACGCTGTCGTCTGCCGGGCGGCGTTCGGCAAGCGGCGCGAGCACTGGGAGAGATTCGTCCCGCTAATCAAGAATATTCTGGTGCTCACCGGTGGCTTCTGCGTGGCCGACATGTTCCCGTCGCTCAACTTCATCGACATCCTCTCGGGTTTCAAGTTCAGGTTGCGGCGGCTCCGGCGGCAGCTAGACGAGATCCTGGGCGACATAATCAAGGAGCATGAGGGCAAGGCTTCCGCGAGCAGCGGCGACAAAGCTGGAGAGGTAGACGACCTAGTGGACGTGCTGCTGAGGCTCAAAGACGACCCCCAGCTGGAAGTGCCCTTGACGATGGAAAACGTCAAGGGTGTGATCGTG GACATGTTCGTGGCGGGCACCGAGACGTCTTCGACCGTCGTCGAATGGGCCATGTCGGAGCTGATGAGAAACCCCGAGATCATGGAGAGAGCGCAGAAGGAAGTGAGGGAATTAGCTGCGCAAAGGAGGAACAGAGTACAGGAGAGCGACATCTCCGAGCTAAACTACATGAAGcttgatatgacaaaaaatggcagaccccactcccggcaacgtcccccgcacgtggacaggcgcggcgcccagggggagcaatga
- the LOC135611613 gene encoding uncharacterized protein LOC135611613, with the protein MQLMPGARPHRPTAGGPVHPRRLWVEAEPLATITESQVEKFVWRNLVTRFGLPQSIVTDNGPQFAGRRFQEFCAKHKIQLRFSSVAYPQANGLAKVTNWSIVDGLKRRVSAAQSAWIDELPSVLWALRTTPKTPTGESPYSLTFGTEAVLPSEVNVPTPRIAGYGEEASGEGLRSNLDLLEERRADAHRKTLSYKRAVARVYNRRVRPRSIKLEDLVLRKIEVSHPTRDVPTRNNGWRSRT; encoded by the exons ATGCAGCTCatgccaggagcacgcccgcaccgcccgacggccggcggtcctgttcacccccgtcgact gtgggtcgaagccgagcccctagcaacaatcacggagtcacaagtggaaaagttcgtgtggagaaacctcGTAACTCGGTTTggcctgccccagtccatcgtcaccgacaatggacctcagttcgccggcaggaggttccaagagttttgcgccaagcacaagattcagctgaggttcagctcggtggcttacccccaggcgaACGGACTAGCTAAAGTAACCAACTGGTCCATCGTCGACGGTCTCAAGAGAAGAGTGTCCGCTGCCCAATCGGCCTGGATCGATGAGCTCCCGAGCGTCCTATGGGCGCTGCGCACTACCCCCAAGACCCCAACGGGGGAGTCTCCCtacagcctcacgttcgggaccgaggccgtgtTACCATCCGAAGTAAACGTCCCGACTCCGCGGATAGCAGGCTACGGCGAAGAGGCCTCGGGTGAAGGGCTCCGATCCAACCTGGATTTGCTCGAAGAAAGGCGGGCCGACGCGCACCGAAAAaccctttcttacaaaagagccgtagcgagggtctacaaccggaggGTGCGACCCCGATCAATAAAGCTAGAGGacctggtcctgcgcaaaatcgaggtcagccacccgaccagggacgttccgactcgcaacaatggatggcgaTCCCGTACCTag
- the LOC135611614 gene encoding alpha-humulene 10-hydroxylase-like: MADPTPGNVPRTWPGAAPRGSNEGDGLRPDASLTEPTAPSVDPAQSDETEAGDAAASPAGTRVFVNLWANDRDARYWDDAESFKPERFQGRAMDFKGVDFEYLPFGAGQRICPGIGFGMSTVEFALVHLLLHFDWELPHGMRPEELDMCETMALVAPRKTELKLIPTVRVPLPVAT; the protein is encoded by the exons ATGGCAGACCCCACTCCCGGCAACGTCCCCCGCACGTGGCCAGGCGCGGCGCCCAGGGGGAGCAATGAGGGtgacggtctgcgtccggacgccagcctcactgagcccacagccccctCGGTGGACCCAGCACAGTCGGACGagacagaagcag GAGACGCTGCGGCTTCACCCGCCGGCACTCGCGTCTTCGTCAACTTATGGGCGAACGACAGGGATGCGCGTTACTGGGACGACGCCGAGAGCTTCAAACCAGAGAGGTTCCAAGGCAGAGCCATGGATTTCAAGGGAGTCGACTTCGAGTACTTGCCGTTCGGGGCCGGGCAGAGGATATGCCCCGGAATCGGGTTCGGGATGTCGACCGTGGAGTTCGCCCTGGTTCATCTCCTCCTGCACTTCGACTGGGAGCTGCCCCATGGAATGAGACCGGAGGAGCTCGACATGTGCGAGACCATGGCGTTAGTCGCACCGAGGAAGACGGAGCTGAAGCTGATTCCTACCGTTCGAGTTCCTCTCCCCGTCGCAACCTGA
- the LOC103986522 gene encoding premnaspirodiene oxygenase-like encodes MTQREHLWFSMELLQLPSIPVLVFSFLFLLLLIKKRGFTWCRNESYPPRRPPGPWNLPFVGCMHHLVGQLPFRAFRELARKHGPLMLLRLGQVDVVVASSSEAAEEILKNQSVTFASRPEFLATKFIFYGPTGIGWSPYGPYWRQLRKLCFMELLSARRIRSFSSIRTEETLDLMRDIARSGGTPVNLTEKLFGLSNAVVCRAAFGKLREHRERFVPLIKNAMVLAGGFCVADMFPSLKLIDILSGAEFRLRRVRRQLDEVLGYIIKEHEGKASASSGDKADEVDDLVDVLLRLKDDPKLEVPLTMEDVKGVIVDMFMGGTETSSTVVEWAMSELMRNPEIMERAQKEVREFAAQRRNRVEESDISELNYIKLIIKETLRLHPPAPLLPRLCRETCEVMGYRIDAGTRVFVNLWANGRDARYWDDAETFKPERFEGSAMDFKGVDFEYLPFGAGRRICPGMGFGMATVELALTHLLLHFDWELPHGMRPEELDMCETMALIAPRKTELKLIATVRVPLPVAT; translated from the exons ATGACGCAGAGAGAGCATTTGTGGTTCTCCATGGAACTGCTGCAGCTCCCTTCCATCCCAGTCTTggtgttctccttcctcttcttgctCCTCTTGATCAAGAAGAGAGGATTCACCTGGTGCAGAAATGAGAGCTACCCACCACGTCGTCCCCCAGGCCCATGGAATCTACCCTTCGTCGGATGCATGCACCACCTGGTCGGGCAGCTCCCCTTTCGCGCATTCCGCGAGCTCGCCCGCAAGCATGGCCCCCTTATGCTCCTCCGGCTTGGCCAGGTCGACGTCGTCGTCGCCTCCTCGAGCGAAGCCGCCGAGGAGATCTTGAAGAACCAGAGCGTCACCTTCGCTTCCCGGCCCGAGTTCCTCGCTACCAAGTTCATCTTCTACGGTCCAACCGGCATCGGCTGGTCCCCCTACGGCCCTTACTGGAGGCAGCTGCGAAAGCTCTGCTTCATGGAGCTACTCTCCGCCCGGCGCATCCGGTCTTTCTCCTCCATCAGGACGGAGGAGACCCTTGACCTGATGAGAGACATCGCGAGGTCGGGCGGAACCCCCGTCAACCTGACCGAGAAGCTCTTCGGGCTGTCCAACGCCGTCGTCTGCCGGGCGGCGTTCGGCAAGCTGCGCGAGCACCGGGAGAGGTTCGTCCCGCTCATCAAGAATGCTATGGTGCTCGCCGGTGGCTTCTGCGTGGCCGACATGTTCCCGTCGCTCAAGCTCATCGACATCCTCTCAGGTGCCGAGTTCAGGTTGCGGCGGGTCCGGCGGCAGCTAGACGAGGTCCTGGGCTACATAATCAAGGAACATGAGGGCAAGGCTTCCGCGAGCAGCGGCGACAAAGCTGACGAGGTAGACGACCTGGTGGACGTGCTGCTGAGGCTCAAAGACGACCCCAAACTGGAAGTGCCCTTGACGATGGAAGACGTCAAGGGTGTGATCGTG GACATGTTCATGGGGGGCACCGAGACGTCTTCGACCGTCGTCGAATGGGCCATGTCGGAGCTGATGAGGAACCCCGAGATCATGGAGAGAGCGCAGAAGGAAGTGAGGGAATTTGCTGCGCAACGGAGGAACAGAGTAGAGGAGAGCGACATCTCCGAGCTAAACTACATTAAGCTAATCATCAAGGAGACGCTGCGGCTTCACCCGCCGGCCCCGCTGTTACCGAGACTGTGCAGGGAGACCTGCGAGGTCATGGGGTACAGGATCGACGCCGGCACTCGCGTCTTCGTCAACTTATGGGCGAACGGCAGGGATGCGCGTTACTGGGACGACGCCGAGACATTCAAACCAGAGAGGTTCGAAGGCAGCGCCATGGATTTCAAGGGAGTCGACTTCGAGTACTTGCCGTTCGGGGCCGGGCGGAGGATATGCCCCGGAATGGGTTTCGGGATGGCCACCGTGGAGCTCGCCCTGACTCACCTCCTCCTGCACTTCGACTGGGAGCTGCCCCATGGAATGAGACCGGAGGAGCTCGACATGTGCGAGACCATGGCGTTAATCGCACCGAGGAAGACGGAGCTGAAGCTGATCGCTACCGTTCGAGTTCCTCTCCCCGTCGCTACCTGA